aaaataaaaaataaaattttaaaaaaaattattaataccaattaattgtttaaatgtgataaataattttcaataaaagaAAACTCAAATGTACCTTAGGATTTAATTTTCTTGGAATAAAAAATACTCCTAACTGTAAACAAATACTTATTAATCAGTACCGCTAATGTAGGTTGTAATTACAAATTAATCACCTTTACTTCAAGggcttgcattttttttttagtaGAAGAATAAAAGAGCAAAAACtcgtaaataatatatttttaactatTAAACCAAATCCGGCATACTTGCACGATTAAAATCTAGCTACATATGCTAATCTTTGTTTTCCAACCTTGAAATTGCTTGGAATGACATGTTATTTTCAGGTTAAAGGTATATAATTCCAAGCAAATTAGACATGTATTTTATTAAATGAAGTGCAGCATGGAGGGTGCCCTAAGTTAATAAAGAACTGATCCCCAACATATAGGGTCAAGCATAAGATCACTATTAGCCAATTAATTTCAACTTTGTAGTAATTTTTCCATTTTTGTTTACTCTAAACTTACATACTAGCTACTACTAGTAGAATCAATTCTAGTTGAGGATCTTAAAATTTTTCAAGCTTTCATATAAATGTAAATTAGCTGTGGTATCACTAATATGAAGGataaattatttatgaattgtaaAACGGACATTAAAAACACTAACATTTAAAAACTAAAGACATAAAACCTCAAAGGAACACATCTAATAAAACTTGACAAGACAAACATGAATTAAATAAAAACTATCACAGAATCCAACAACTAACTTAACCGCCATAAACTTGAGCTTTTCATCAACATATAGTAGAAACTGGAAATCAAACATGGACCATTATTATTTCAAGGGTAAGGAAGACCACCAGTTCCACCACCAACAGCACCACCTGCTCCACCTCCTGCACCACCGCCAACACCACCACCAAGGCCACCCAGACCACCTACTCCACTACCCAAGCCTCCAAGACCACCTAGTCCACTTCCGCCATCTAGCCCACCACCACCACCTAgcccaccaccagctccacctaGTCCACTGGCTCCACCGAGTCCTCCAGCGCCACCAAATGGAAGCCCATTACCACCAAGGCCAGCAAAGCCACCAAGACCACCGTAACCGAGGAAGTTCTTTTGGTCATTTACAGCAGAATCACTGGGAGCATTTTTGGTACTGGGAGGAGTAGTTTTTACGCTAGGCATATCTCTAGCATTGGTTTGCACTGCTACTAAAGCGAGCACAAGCATAACACTAAGGCACCACCTCCCCATCTCTCTTTGCCTATCTCTCTTTGTTAATCCTTGTGGTGCATCTATCTCAATGTGTGCAGAAGACTCCTTCTTAAAAGAAGAAAGGGGCGTTGGGGAGCAGTTGTGAGCAGTAAATGGAGTTAAATGCTCTCTCAAATTTTCGAGGCTTTTTTCAAAAGAAAATGGGGGAAATCAGTAGTTATCAACAGAGGCAGAGATACCTACTGACAAAGGCGGTAAGGAAATGTATAGATGGCGCTCATTCATGAATGCTAATTACTAAACTAACTAACATGGATTGCCGGTAGGCCTGGCTGGTCCGGTCTGATGTGGTTGTGAGCCTAAATCAGTGGTTCAGTACTTGAGGGATTGAATGAAATCAGAATAAATTAGTATAGTTTCTGGCGATTTcattttctaattggtttcaattTGATTTTGTTCCGACTCAAGACGATTTTGCTTTTTAACGATTTCAATTCCAATTTAGtttcaattttatataattttttatataaaaattgattttaattgatTGGCAGGACCAACAGTTTGAATACAATCCCAGTTCTGATTCCTCAAGAAAGGGTATAATCGGTTCAAATTCAAACTTGAAATCATTGTATTTGGTTGATTTTAAGTTTAACTCGAATGAATCCTGTTTCGATTCAAAGCCTGAACCGCCCCTAAATGGCACATAAACAAGGAACGAAATGACATCATCTATGTGTCATCATTTTATCATCAATTGAATtttcattgaaatttaaattgGTCATATCACCATCTTAAAAATATTCTAATTCTATTATATGATATAAGTTTATTAGCTATATATTTcttataaattttagtttataaaaataatttaattttaattgtatttaATAGATTTAGGATCTATacctatatatatatgtatatcttCAACTCCAGCACCAAGCACATAACATAAATATATTTTACATAACATAAATATATTTAgtagaattaataaaaatttaacttattataaataaaattaataaaattgaaaatataaatataattaaaaatatacaaattttgaattttgaagaccattaattattttttaaaacacaCATAAAGGACATACAAGTTAAGAAAACATTgtcaaatataatttaaaatgatatatttttttagatTCAATAGAGGTATTATAAACTGAGTAAAAGTGATAAACTACACAGAGGTAGATCACTCTCTTTCTCACTGTAAAAgtgaataattatataataagtaAATCAGTAGATTCGAACTTAATACTTTCTCGTCTTAAATGTGGAGAAAAACCTTgactttaaataatataattatttttatattataaaaaagatTAAATATTCATTTCTGTCTTCGGTTGTCTAATGTCAAATATTCCTATAAAACACAAATTAACATAAGCAAATAAAACCATTTGATGtataattaacaaaaaatattattGATTATAATTTAAAGTACAAATTATAAGAAAACAATTTCTTTaaggaattttttttaattttaccatcataaaataattatttattttacaaaTTTGGGCAGCCGCTGAAAGAAAGACAAGTGGTTGGAAGAAATGTAATATTGTACGAATTCTGATTTATTACTCATTTCCATCTACGCGTTTAATTCTGAcaatatttcttttttctttaaattgACGATATCTTTTTCATAAGCAAGTAATATTGCTGAGTATTTCTGTTATATATAAGTTCATCGCATAAAAGCTTGGAGGGTAATTACATCAAATGATAAGTCTTATACAAATCAAACCCAATTCATAAAACATGGATCCATCATCTCGAAAACCAACATGTAGGGAGACTGAAAATCCCTCTCCAGTTCCAAATCGCTCCACCTACAACTTAACAAAACCAAGCATAAAACCGTACACAACCTCACGCAGGGTTGAAAAAGGAGGCCTATGCTTCAGAGAAAAGGAGAAGCCTTCCCTACCATAGAGAGTAGGGAACGGCTAAAAATCGCTGCGAGTCTGAGTACCTGAGATTGAAAaccttttaaaaagaaaaaaaaactatcTAGAAAGACTAGAGAGAGTAATCTTACTCTCATATGCATAtgcaaattctcacagtaaaatgaattattaaacttaaaatcaagattaaataataataattaaaatttttaaatcgtataataattatgaattttaattcaataatgttgaaaattttaaatcacgaatttattaaatttatagccAAAACAAATATATATTTGCCACGGCTATTATGTCCTACGATGCACAGAAACGTCAAGTGGGAGCATTTCCCCATTTTGGAAACATTTCCCTGCCGAAAACACGAGAACACGCCACGGAAACGTCTCCGGGCAGTGTCTATAATTTCAAGAAATTGAAAACGCGTTTCCTTGCCGAAAACgcatttctttaaaaaataataataataataataataaacctaaaTTCAAATCGCGCCGTGTCACAAGGATATGCAATACTTAGGTTAAAACAGGGCAAATCACGCtgaaaagaaggaaaagaagaggaagaagaagaagaagaaaaggaggaGGAGTACCTGGTGGCTGGCAGGGTAGCGACACGACAACTGGAGGAGCAATGACAGAGGGTGACTTGGTTCAGGTATGTATAGCGATGCTCTGCTCCTTCCCCATCGATGCTTGCTCCCTTCTCCATGCCACGCTTTGTTCCTTCCCCATGCCGATGCCATGctctgtttcttttttttttttcaagaatcTTGTGATGTGTATAATATACAAATCGATACCCATATTTCCTCCTATTTGAATacttattttttttagttaaataattattaattttatttatttaattttcactatattttaaaattttggccCTTGTACAacatcttaaaattaattttgttattctatatatttattattttaattatttgtaattatatatatatacactaacATTTCCGTTTCTTATActttttaaaatgttattttcCCATGTCCGTTTCTACATTTCCCGACATTTCCTGTATCCGTATTTCCGTTTTCATGCTACCAAGATTAGGTCTGCAGCAGGTAATtaatttcattcttttggttatgAATTTACCATGCTTGTAGCTAAAACATGAACACCGCTATAGATTTTGATTTTCATACATGGCTAAAATGATTTCTCATATTACTTTCATGGCAAAATGTTTCCACTATTtttccatgtatatatgtggcTAAAAATATCGTACTTAGCAAGAAAAAATGTAAatttagtgtatatatatatatatatatttaactatGCCACTTCTTCCTATGAGAAAATTTGATGTAGCTTACTTAGctactgtaattttttttttttaactttagcTATGGCATTTTCCATGGCTGCAAGGGTCAAGTGTTGATGGATGCAGTAAAATAGACTGGATTAACTCAATTCCAAAAGCTAATTTAAGAGTCAGAGGTTTACTCATGTTTTATATTTAGTATAAATTTACTATCTCAAATCAATATGAgataataaataatattgataGTCTTTCAAACATATACATATTGAAAAAATCTATAACTCTATAGTTATAGATTGTTGGATGTCTCGCAAAGTAATAAACAAGAAAAAAATGAGACAATATATAGCAAGGAAAGTttaagctaaattaatttaagcCATTTTGATAAAGGCAATTCTAAACTCAATTCATAAAATTATGTCGAAAGTTATATGAATTCTTTGAGTCAAAAAATTTCACATGATATTAATTAGAGCAAGTAATATTTCAGGACTTGCAAAAATTTCACATGGTAGATAGTGTTGCAGCAAACCAAATCCAGGTGAATTCATGGCTAGTACCAAAAAAAAAGGAGTAGACCCGAAGGGCAGAGCACTATACACTAATAGATTGACCTCAAGTCACTTAGGCGGAGGCAATGTGAAAGTTATCTATGCTCTCCGGGTCAAAAATTTTCACAGTAAATACATGATTTTTAATGTTactgaaatgaaaaattgaaggaCAGACCCAAGGAAAACGAGGTAGAAAGGGCCGAAAATGGCCTAAATTGATAGTGTCTACAATAGATTATTTGGATTTTGATCATATATAgagataattataattataattataattataatagtaataatttatcTAGAGAGGATGGTAGCTCTAGTTATTTAAAATTATGactcaaattttaatatgaattaaatagttcaattttaattaatttgatgatgttaattgattgattttttatttaGTGAAATCAATGTACATACAATAGTTTCACTTAGTTACAATAAAATTGTTATGCACAAATcaattttattgtataattttttcTATAGCCATCTTTAATTAGACTTCCTGAAAATACAAAGTTAATTATATATTTCTTGGTAAGGTGTCCAATGActtcatttataattttattatttattttaattattattgaaaatttataagAAAACACAATATATGccacatcttcaatttaattattttaattcgattttaaattgatttataagTGCAATTAATGaacaattcaattaaattcattcAATGAttttttctctaaataaattatacatatacatatatatatatatatatatatatatatatatatatatatatatatatatatatatatataattatttatttttaaatgttatttaaaaattcttaaagtcgatatataaatttaattatgtgaattataaatattaataaaaattatattatataaaataaatataagataTTGACTAATTAATAATCTAAATTAAGCCAAAAATAATTTGCATATTCTTGCATTGCATGTATACAAATTAAATCAATACTTCTTTAACATAATTAGCATATGGTTtagttaaatataataataatattataaattaaaaattaatatatttacatATGTACGGAAAGTAGTAgtataaaaaaaatactaataacTGGTTATATTAGTAACGTAAAGCTGATTCACAGACAAATTTTACCTGTAAAGTAAaaagtttaaattttataatcGTGATCATTGAATAGATTTTACCTAAATACCAAATCGcataaaaaaaattgtgaaaacaTTGAATATTTGATGCTTATACTGTATTTGAGGTAAACTCTTTGATAATTAATTGTTCAAGATtataacacttttttttttttttagcgatTCACAGTTAATTAATTTGGAGATGGAGCATTCatctttaatataataaattttgagCATGTTAGGATAAATTGAGTTGGACCAACCTTCCATTGAATTGGTTAGGATCTACTGGGGTCTATGTGAAATTAGTTCTCAAATCaatttttatgaattctattgaTAAAATTTTGGAATTTGGATATTACtagtatttaattaattattaattgctTGAAGATTTGAAATGGTGGGTTATATGAAACAGaaattattcatattttttttagTAGAGAGATTGAGTGGGATTCGAATTTAGGTTTGTCATATAAGTAGTATGCTTTTAATTACTGGAACAAGCCAAGTTAGGTAGAAATTATTCACATTAGTTAACTCATTTAATGAAAGAAAAGTTTATAATTTGATCTCAAGATTTTaccttatattatattttagtctttaaattttaaaaaattaattacttagtTCTTGTGTTTTGTGATATTTTAGTttctgaattttgagaaattaattatttagtccttaAATTTTGTAGTTTAATCCTTTTATCAATAgataaaattattgtaaatattaaaattatataaactaaattgttctatatattaaaaataaaaaagaactaaatattttatttttgaaaatttaaaaattaaaatgtaatatagtgtaaaattcagagattaaataataaattttttaaaatttgagaaCTAAAATATAATGTAAGAAGCTAGGCATACACCACCGTGTCTAAAATCATCAAGAATttataacattgaaatcaaaacaACAAAAACCTTGTAGAGTTCaattttacaaattttaaattatttatcaatCATTTATGTATAGACCACAATCAAATTTAAGTATTCCCAATTTTGTTAATTATTGTGAAGAAATGACAATTAACAACAaaatcaaaaataataataaactatttagaaaaattataatatattgcgGTGCACTAAAAAGGGGCTTTTGACCAAAAAGGTGTAATcgaaaataaaataatacaaaaaaaatgtgaatttaaaaataattactaaaaagaGGTGAGTTATGTTGAGCTGGACGATGTGAGTGCAGGACACCAattataatagcgtttttaaggtTCGGACGCTATTTATAATGACGCCcgcatcaaaatttttaaaggaaagcTGGACAATATTCAAAATAGTGTCCAACTTTCCTTTTAGCGTCCAGCtttcctttaaataataaaaaattaattaaaaaaaatttaaaggttggacgctacttataatagcgtccaacctttttttttaatttttaattattttagtttatattttaaataaaatataaatattattttaataaataaaattataatatataatattatatattataatatttttattataaatattattttttaatttaaaattaaattaaaatttaataaaataaaaaattaaaattaaaaaaataaataattaaaaagatttaagaaaagttggactCTACTTacagtagcgtccaacttttctttaaatttttaattattttattttatattttaaaaaaattaaaaatattattttaataaataaaattattataattaatattatatattataatatttttattttattataaaataaaaatattataatatataatatttttattataatttttttattttataataaaattaaaaaaaataaaaatattataatatataatactaattaattttttattgttaattaatttttttaattaattttttattatttaattaatttttttaattaattttttattatttaaaggaaagctggacgctattttgaatagcgtccagctttcctttaaaaattttgatgcggacgctattataaatagcgtccgaaccttaaaaacgctattataatTAACGTCCCGCACTCACCTCATCCAGCTCAGCGTAACTCAccttttttgataattatttttaaactCACCTTTTTtggtattattttattttttattacacctTTTTGGTCAAAAGTCCTCGCTGGGGCTAGTGTAGGTGTTGGAGTTGGTGAGTTGCCCAGTCTCGGCGGCGCTGGTGGTGGAGTTGGTGGATTTGGAGGACTGGGTGGTGCAT
This sequence is a window from Hevea brasiliensis isolate MT/VB/25A 57/8 chromosome 10, ASM3005281v1, whole genome shotgun sequence. Protein-coding genes within it:
- the LOC110650432 gene encoding glycine-rich protein 23, giving the protein MGRWCLSVMLVLALVAVQTNARDMPSVKTTPPSTKNAPSDSAVNDQKNFLGYGGLGGFAGLGGNGLPFGGAGGLGGASGLGGAGGGLGGGGGLDGGSGLGGLGGLGSGVGGLGGLGGGVGGGAGGGAGGAVGGGTGGLPYP